One genomic region from Epinephelus moara isolate mb chromosome 8, YSFRI_EMoa_1.0, whole genome shotgun sequence encodes:
- the slc2a8 gene encoding solute carrier family 2, facilitated glucose transporter member 8, translating to MDIQNERRRLLDAEDGDEDPTGLLSEQDAYLSKVKNGKLYLATFASVLGPMSFGFVLGYSSPAIPELTRIANPNLQLDSEQASWFGSIVTIGAALGGLLGGWMVEKIGRKLSLMFCSLPFVFGFTIIIAAQNRWMLYIGRVLTGIASGVTSLVVPLYISEMAHERVRGMLGSCVQLMVVLGIMGVYLAGLYVDWRWLAICSSIPPTLLMVCMCFMPETPRYLLSQGKRREAEEALRFLRGPDAPVEWECARIEDACEEQGSSFQMSDLKDPGIYKPLVIGIMLMIFQQMTGINAIMFYAENIFEQAHFKESDLASVIVGLIQVVFTGVAALIMDKAGRKILLIISGVAMAISTTAFGVYFYLMTKVHSTTSLSLLVLDLQSTAGEEPHADLAWLALASMAVFITGFALGWGPIPWLVMSEIFPSKARGVASAVCVLTNWTMAFIVTKNFKDMMVLLTSAGTFWLFACMCIANVIFTIAFIPETKGKTLEQIEATFRGTSGP from the exons ATGGACATCCAGAACGAGAGGAGAAGGCTGCTGGATGCGGAGGATGGAGATGAGGATCCGACTGGACTCCTGTCCGAGCAGGATGCTTACCTGAG TAAAGTGAAAAATGGGAAGTTGTACCTGGCGACGTTTGCGTCTGTTCTGGGTCCCATGAGCTTTGGCTTCGTGCTGGGGTACAGCTCTCCGGCCATTCCCGAACTCACCAGGATCGCTAACCCTAATCTGCAGCTGGACAGTGAACAGGCCTCGTGGTTTGGg tCCATAGTGACGATAGGAGCAGCACTCGGCGGCCTGTTGGGCGGTTGGATGGTGGAGAAGATCGGCAGGAAGCTCAGTCTGATGTTCTGCTCGCTGCCGTTCGTCTTCGGCTTCACCATCATCATCGCAGCGCAGAACAGGTGGATGCTTTACATTGGCAGAGTGCTCACCGGCATCGCCAGTGGGGTCACGTCACTGGTCGTCCCG CTGTATATCTCCGAGATGGCACACGAGCGGGTCCGCGGGATGTTAGGCTCTTGTGTGCAACTCATGGTGGTGCTAGGCATCATGGGAGTCTATCTCGCAG GTCTCTACGTGGACTGGCGCTGGCTGGCGATCTGCAGCTCCATCCCGCCCACGCTGCTGATGGTCTGCATGTGCTTCATGCCAGAGACGCCCAGGTACCTGCTGTCCCAGGGCAAGAGGCGGGAGGCTGAGGAGGCGCTGCGCTTCCTGCGAGGGCCGGACGCCCCCGTCGAGTGGGAGTGCGCCCGCATCGAGGACGCCTGTGAGGAGCAG GGCTCCAGTTTCCAGATGTCCGACCTGAAGGACCCCGGTATCTACAAGCCTCTGGTGATCGGCATCATGCTGATGATCTTTCAGCAGATGACAGGGATCAATGCCATCATGTTCTACGCTGAGAACATATTTGAACAGGCACATTTTAAG gAGAGTGACCTGGCTTCAGTGATCGTGGGTCTGATTCAGGTCGTCTTTACGGGAGTGGCAGCGCTGATCATGGACAAAGCTGGAAGAAAAATTCTTCTCATCATCTCAG GTGTTGCCATGGCGATCAGCACCACAGCATTCGGGGTTTATTTCTACCTGATGACCAAAGTTCACAGCACCACCTCGCTGAGCCTGTTGGTGCTGGACCTGCAGAGCACGGCTGGAGAAGAACCCCACGCTGACCTGGCCTGGCTGGCTCTCGCCAGCATGGCCGTCTTCATCACAG GTTTTGCTCTGGGCTGGGGTCCGATCCCATGGCTGGTCATGTCGGAGATTTTCCCCTCTAAAGCGAGGGGGGTCGCCAGCGCTGTGTGCGTCCTCACCAACTGGACCATGGCGTTCATCGTCACCAAAAACTTCAAGGACATGATG GTTCTTCTAACCAGCGCTGGAACCTTCTGGCTCTTCGCCTGTATGTGCATCGCCAATGTCATCTTCACCATCGCCTTCATCCCAGAAACAAAGGGAAAGACACTGGAGCAGATCGAAGCCACTTTCAGAGGGACATCAGGTCCGTGA